CATAAACGCAACAGTGGTTACCGCTTTGGTTTGAGAGAAAAGAATGTAATAGTCCTGCGGCGAAGCCGGGGTTTTGCGCTCCAGGTCTTTATACCCCTGCGCATTATGATAAAGCGTTTTGCCACCTTTCGCCACAAATGCCGCGACACAGCTCACTTTGCCCTGATCCACGAATGAACGCAGGAGGGAGTCCATCGCCGCAGTTTTTGCAGATGTGCTTACGAAATTCTTCGACCTGATCTGCCAGCCAGATGTAAGCTTAGCTGAATCTGCCAGGAACATTGTTGATTTTTCGTTACGGCCTTTCAGTTGCCAGTCCAGCCAATCCTTCGCCATTCCAGAGAACGCGCCTCCATATTCTTTAGCAAAAGTGCCGGCGTGCCCTACGTCCAGGTTGGCGATGGATACAGGTACGTGTTGGATACGCTCGTAATCCAGTTCCGCGTTCTTGTACGCAATATCCGTTGGCCCGCCAATCATGTAGAGGATAGGATGATGTAGTTTTGACAGGGAAGTCCGGTCGGCGCCTGCCATCTTCATATCGCCCATACCCGCATTAAACAGCACCGATGTTTTCACCCGCGGATCTGCGGATACGAACATCGTTTGCGCGCCGCCGCAGGAGTGCCCCATCACTGCGATCCTATTGGTATCGACATTTCCCTTGTAATCTTTGTTGTTCGTCCGGCTGACCCAGTTAATGGCATCCGTTAACATCGAGGCCGGCGTGGACGTACGGTCCTGCACACCATTTTTTACGAGTGGCCCGATGGCAATAATCACGTAGCCATGTGAAGCAATGTCCGACAACATCCTTTCTGTTTCTATAGATGAATTAAAGCAACCGCCATTCCCGAAGGCAATGACCGGCAGGGGGCCATTCGCCTTCGCCGCACCGGTCATATCTTTCGGCCGATATACCACATGTTGCGGTAGCGTGGCTTCGCTGGCCGCGATGGCTTTGTAAGGACCGGTGCCACCATTGTCGATGGTTTTAAAATCTTTTACCTGGCAAAAGGAGGGGAGCGTTGTACTGAGGACAACGCACGCGGATAATAAAAGCTTTTTCATAACGTAAGTTTGGTCGTGTCAGGTTGCTTGTCAGATGATTGTTTATTTGACACGTATTAAAGATAATATACGTTTTTCATTTCCCCGAACCACCCACCACAATCTGATAAAACGCCTTCTTATAAGTCTCCGAAATAGGGATGATATTCCCCGCGATCGATATTTCATCGCGTTCAATGGCATCTATCTTATCAATACCCACCATATAAGATTTATGCACGCGGCACACAATGGCTGGTGGAATGTTCTGCTCAAACTCCCTGAAGGTCTGCAGGGTCATGATTTTTTTAGCGATCGTATGCACCTTCCGGTAATCGCGCATGCCTTCGATGTAAAGGATGTCGCTGAGCATCACCTTTTCCAGCCTGTATTCCGTTTTTACAAAGATGTATTTCTTTCCGGGTGCCGCTGATGATTTCGCCAGGCTGGCCTGTGCCTTGTCCACGGCCTGTACGAAGCGTTCAAATGTAAAGGGCTTCAGCAGGTAGTCCGTCACGTTAAGGTCGAACCCCTTCAGCGCATATTCATGATAGGCGGTGGTGATAATCACCTCACATGGTGGATGGGCAGTTTCGAGCAGGCGGATGCCGGAGAGCTCGCCGATATTGATGTCCAGGAAGATGAGATCCGTTGTATTGGATTTCAGGTATACCAGTGCATCGATGCCGTTCTCGAAACAGGCTGCCAGCTGTAGATAAGGCAGCCTCGATATGTAGTTGCGCAAACGTTCCTGCGCCAGTGGTTCGTCTTCGACGATTATGCAGCTAATTCCCATTTGTTTGCAGGCTTAGAGTCACAGAATAGGTGCCACCGCTGTTTTCAATATGTAGCGTATGGCGATCGGGATACAGTAGTGTAAGGCGTTTACGAAGCAGTTCGTTGCCAAGCCCGTTATGCTCGCCGCGGTCGGGCAGCTGGCGGCTGTATTTATTGGTGCAGGTAAATCTTACGTTTTCTTTTTCGATCCAGATATGAATATCGATCGCATTCTCCGACTTCCGGTGTTCCGAGTGTTTAAAGGCATTTTCAATATAGGAGATGAACAGCATGGGACTGATCATCGTATTCCCTGCCTCACCCGCTACTTCGTATGTCACATAATGGGCATTGGAAGATCGGATCTTTTGCAGCTCAATGTACTTGTCGATATACGACAGTTCTTTTGATAAGGGGATCAGGTCGGACTTTGTTTCGTAGAGCATAAAACGCATGATGTCCGACAGCTTGTTGAGGTACAGCGAGGCTTTGTCCGCATCCAGGCCTATCAGTACATCGATATTATTGATCGTGTTAAAGAGAAAGTGCGGATTGATCTGCGACTTCACCAGTGCCAGTTCGGTTTCATAGTTCTTCTTTTGCAGATCTTCTTTCAGTTTGATATCACCATACCAGGAAATAAACCCTTTCATCACTATGGCGATCACGCCATGAATAGTGCCCAGGATCGCTACAATGACTGCCATGATGATCTTTTCTCTTATACTGCCCGCAAAATGCCATGGAACGGGTAACGACATGACAATAATCGGTATCGCGCCGCTAAGTAGTGAAAACATTATGGCCCCTGCTGCCAATGGTACAAAACGTTTACGCAGCAGGAAGCGATTGAACAGCAGGAAATAGTAGCTGTAAAACGCCGTCACTCCCGGCACAATCGTCATCAGCACAAATGGAGAAAGGAACATCATCGATAGCAGCCCAGAGAACGAAAGCGCCTGCTTATTCGCCCTCGGCAGGATCAGGAAAAAGAGGCATATCAGCAACAAGTACATGCACCAGTAACTGATATGAAGAAGTATGATGGCCGTTTTTCTCACCCTTTTTCTTTTTTATGAAGATATAATACAAAACTCAATACCAGGAAGATCAGCGCGTATCCCGCAGCAAAATGGTAAATGTTCGCTCCTGTATTGCCGGCCAGCTCGCGGCCCTGTAAGGAGCGTATATTGTAAATGTAAGGCAGCAGGTATCCATACTTCCAGGATACGGCGATCATGGAAGCTACATATAATCCGAAGCCAACGCCCACCGGCACCAGGAAGTTTTTGAATTGTAAACTCAACAAATACTGTAGTGTAATGATGGGTAAACTGGCGAGCAGGAACTTGCCGCTACCGGCCAGGAATGTAGAAAACGGAAAAGCAGCAGCCGGGTAATCGACGCCCGGTAATAGTGCGGGTAGCACCCCGTTGAGATAGATGCCCAGGTTAAACAGGATAAAGAACTGTAACAGCATCAGCAGGATCACCGATAGTTTCGCGAAGAACGTAATCGCATAAGGCGTAGGCGTAGCGAATAGCTGTTTCCAGGTATTGTTCCGGAACTCGAGCTGCGTGATGAGGCTGGTGGCGAGGATAACGCCCATGGGCAGTAACAGCACTGCCATAAACTGCCAGGCGTTACCGTAAAGCGTGTCCCATACCTGGGGTGATTGATTCGCGGCGGCGAGTTCTTTGTATTTGGTAAAACGGGCAATGAGCAGGATGGCCGGAATGAGTCCGCTGCCGGCGATGGTCAGCCAGGCTGCTGCGCTGCGGCGTTTCTTGAGCCATTCGCTCTGGAAGCTGTGTAGGAAGGTTGCTAGCATGAGTTTAGGGGTTGATCAGTTGCATGAAAATGGATTCGAGGTCGTTCTGAACGGTGTGGATGCCATATACGTCCATGCCGTGCTGCACCAGCTCCCGGTTGATTTGTGCCGTATGTTTGGCACTACCGGCGGGTAACAGGAGTTGCCCACTCTCGATAACGGGATGGTATGCCGCTAACAGCGCTGCCGCCTGTTGCGCATCGCCGGTGTCGAACTTGGTCATGGCAGACCGCTGCTGATAGCTGTTAAGCTCCTGCAGTCGTCCCTGGAACAACATGCGGCCATTATTGATAATGCCCACGTGCGTGGCCAGCTTTTCTATTTCGGGCAGCAGGTGGCTGGAAATAAGGATCGTCAGGCCTTGCTCCTTATTCAGTTTTTTGAGCAGTTCCCTGATTTCAATGATGCCATTGGGATCGAGGCCGTTCGTGGGTTCGTCGAGGATCAGCAGGGAAGGGGCGTGCAGCATGGCGATAGCAATACCCAGGCGTTGTTTCATGCCCAGTGAAAAGCGCCCAGCCTTCCTGGTACCGGTATGCGCCAGGCCGGTAAGTCGTAACACCTCATCGATGCGGCTTTTGGGTGACTGGTAGATCTTTCGCCATACTTCCAGGTTTTCCGTCGCAGTAAGGTGCGTGTAGATAGACGGGCTTTCGATCAGCGAGCCTGTTTTTTGCAGGATGGCGCTCCGCTGTTGCTGGAACGACTGACCGAAAAACCGGATGCTGCCCTGTTGTTTCCTCAGCAGGCCGAGTACCAACCGCAGGGTGGTGGTTTTGCCCGCTCCATTGGGTCCTAAAAAACCGTAAATGGCCCCTTGCGGCACCCGCAGGTTAATGTCCTGCAAGGCGTAACCCATACCGGGAAACTGGTGACTAAGGCCGGATGTTTCGAGGCAATACATACGTTCGTATTTGTTATGCCGCAAAAGTAACCGGCGGACGGCCGCGGTTGAAGAACGCTTGGTGTATCAGGCGGGTTTGTCTGCAAAAGGTGGGATTTGTTCTGCGAAATTATTGCGCAACCCTATAGTACGCCTTCTTAGGCTGCAGTTTTTCATCGAACAGCAAAGGGTAGTTTTTTCTTCCGCGCACCGGGAAGTTATCCAGCCAGCTCGACCGGTCAGACAAGTTCCAGAACGTAACGCCCGTGATCACATCACGGTACTGCCTGAATACCTGGAAGAACATATCATACTGATTGGCCTGTTGCTCCTCCCAGTTTTCGGGCGGTGCTGTTGCTTTGTCGTTCGTAAACACCGATACATCCAGCTCTGTCACCTGCAATTTTACGCCCAGTGACGCGTATTGTTTGATCGCCGTTTCGAGCAATTCACGTGTAGGATTCTTCACCGACCAGTGCGCCTGCAAGCCGACCGCCTGCACGGGCACATGCGCGTCCCGCAGCTTTTTGATAAGCCGGTATACTTTTTCCCGTTTTACCGGGTCCTCTGTATTATAATCATTGTAAAACAATACGGCCTCCGGGTCGGCTTCATGTGCGTACAAGAACGCCTGCGCTATAAAGTCTTCGCCGCATATCTGGTGCCACAATGAGTTGCGCAGCCATTCGCCCGGCGCATCGGAGATGGCTTCGTTCACCACATCCCAGGCATATATCTTTCCCTTGTACCGGCCCACTACGTCGAAGATGTGTTTACGCAGACGGGCTAAAAGCACTTCTTTGCTCACCAGCTGACCGGCAGCGTCGTAAAACATCCACTTTGGCGCCTGGTTATGCCAGCAGAGCGTATGGCCCCTCACTTTTAAACCGTTCGCCGTCGCAAACTGCACAATGGCGTCGGCTCCCGCCCAGTTGTACCGGCGCTCTTCCGGGTGTATGGGCTCCATCTTCATGGCATTTTCGGCCGTGAGGCTGTTGAAGTGTGTGCGGATGAATGTGGTGAGCGACGAGTCCTTCAGGTGTGCAGGCGTAATCGCTACCCCAATCGGGAAGTAAGACTTGTAATGATCTTTGAGTCCCTGTTGTGCACGGGCGGTGCCGCACAGCAGTGTGGCGGCCAGGAGTAGTCTTATGGCGGTAGTCATACGCTAATGTACAAACGTTCGGGTGTTTTTTTTAACATATTTCACCGACTTACCTACAGCTCGATTGTCGGGTATAAAATAACAACTCGGCTCCGGCTGGCGGATGATAGCTTGAAGTGTACCACGAGTTTACTCGCAAATTTATTTGCAAGCAACTTACATCAGATGCTTTAAAATAGCATCATTCGTCTTTTTCAACATCTTGCTGAACACTCAACGCCCCCGACGGACACCTCGCCACCTGCGCCACCAGTTCAGCAGTCGTCGCATGCTCCAATCGTATCCATGGGCGCGCTTTCGGATCATACACCTTCGGCAACGTCCTTACACAAACGCCGGCATGAATACAAGCTTTCGGCTTCCAGAGGATGGTTACTTCCCCGTTCGAATATTTCATTGTTTCCATAATAAGCAAAGCTATGGAACAAGGGATAAGGAGAAGACGGCATTCGTCAGGAAAACCCGTAGACAAATGTCTACTTCAAATTCCGCTGCCGCTTCACACGACTCAGCGTATCCTTATTAACACCCAAATAAGAAGCAATAATATGCTGCGGGAAACGCTCGCAGAGTTCAGGATAACATTCCACAAAATCAAGGTAACGTTTGTCTGCCGTGGAGCTGATCGCGGACGTCAGGCGACGGTTGTTCGCCATCATATTACGCTCGTCCAGCTTCATTTTCATTTCCCGGAAGGCAGGTACTTTATTTTGAAGTTCCAGCGTGCCTTCCATGGTGATGTACAGTAACTCGCAATGCTCCCAGGCATCGATGTGGTAGCGGCTAGGGGTGAGCATCACAAAACTTTCCCGGTCACCCATCCACCAGTCTTCCACGCCGAGCCGCACAATGTGTTCTATCCCTTTGTCATCTACCGTATACATCCGCATGGCACCTTTCACGATAAATGCGAAGTATTTGCAGCGGTCTCCCGCCTGTAACAGGAATTGTTTTTTCCGGAGTTTAAAGGGCGTGAAGGTCTGGATGATCAATGCTTTCTCCTCTTCTGTCAGCGGTTCAGCACTAAATTTCTTCAGGTAGTCAAAAAAGGCCTGGTACATGGGGACAAATATAAGGGTTAAAGCACACTCTTGCCAGCGGGGGATTTCATCGACAAATGTCTACGTTTTTTATATACAAATATCATCTTCCAGGTGGCGCGGGATGCGGAAATTTGCGCTATTAAACACAGGAGAGGATATGGAAATAGGGATACATAGTTTTGCTTCCGCCATGTATGGCAGCAATGAGCTGAGCAGTGTGGATGCCATGGAACAGTTACTCGACAGGATCGTTCGTGCAGACGAGGCCGGGCTGGACGTTTTCGGCATAGGGGAACATCATAAAAAGGAGTTCCTGGACGCGGTTCCTTCGGTGATACTGGCCGCCGCCGCTGCCCGCACGAAAAAGATCAAGCTGGTCAGCGCCGTGACGGTACTGAGTACCTCCGACCCCGTACGCGTATTTCAACAATTTGCGACACTGGACATCATTTCCAAAGGCCGCGCGGGCATCATCGCCGGCCGTGGTTCTGCAACGGAAGCCTTTCCGCTGTTCGGATATAACCTGAGTGATTACGATGCCCTGTTCGAGGAAAAACTGAAGTTATTGCTGCAGGTGCGGGATGAGGAGTTTGTCACCTGGTCGGGTAAGTTCCGGCCGGCCCTAAGGAATCAGCCCGTGTATCCGCGCCCGTTGCAAGCCAAACTGCCCGTATGGGTTGGCGCCGGCGGTTCCCCGGAATCGTTCGTTCGTGCCGGTAGGCTGGGATTACCATTGATGGTGGCCGTGATCGGCGGCGAAACCGCCAGCTTCGCCCCGCTGATCGATCTTTACAGGAGAGCCGGGAAAGAAGCCGGTTTCAGCCCCGATCAATTGAAAGTAGGACTGCATTCGCCCGGCTATGTTGGTGAAACCGACGAGTCAGCCATTGCAGATTACTTCCCCGGCTATAGGGAATCATGGAGTAAGATAGGCCGTGAACGCGGCTGGCCGCCAGTGACAAGAACGCAATTTGATGCCATGGTGGCGCCGAAAGGTGTACTCGTGGTCGGCGGACCCGAAACCGTCGTCGCCAAACTGCAACGGCATAGTAAAGCACTCGGAGGC
This genomic interval from Chitinophaga horti contains the following:
- a CDS encoding serine hydrolase; translation: MKKLLLSACVVLSTTLPSFCQVKDFKTIDNGGTGPYKAIAASEATLPQHVVYRPKDMTGAAKANGPLPVIAFGNGGCFNSSIETERMLSDIASHGYVIIAIGPLVKNGVQDRTSTPASMLTDAINWVSRTNNKDYKGNVDTNRIAVMGHSCGGAQTMFVSADPRVKTSVLFNAGMGDMKMAGADRTSLSKLHHPILYMIGGPTDIAYKNAELDYERIQHVPVSIANLDVGHAGTFAKEYGGAFSGMAKDWLDWQLKGRNEKSTMFLADSAKLTSGWQIRSKNFVSTSAKTAAMDSLLRSFVDQGKVSCVAAFVAKGGKTLYHNAQGYKDLERKTPASPQDYYILFSQTKAVTTVAFMTLVERGLVKVDDPVSKYFPGIPDSVVIAVENGNYKTRPVKTPMTFAHLMSHSSGIGAGLAGQLRRAAARPGGATAGGQRTADASMNARYLKDDMLALAKYPLGFDPGSEWNYHVSTNMLAYMVEVISGKPLRQYVKETILGPLEMNDTDWYFEPGRLARFVKAYSYADGKLEAASNRYSEGTVSPVQTYCEGAIGLNGPIADYAKFCQMLLNKGEWNGRRILKPETVTLMTTVNQLPEQNGGGKGFQFGLGFELYNAQKKPVPEVSNTAFAWGGLYGTEYIIDPENDMIALFYLNMPKRDRLYPVFLSKAYQLFK
- a CDS encoding Crp/Fnr family transcriptional regulator, with the translated sequence MYQAFFDYLKKFSAEPLTEEEKALIIQTFTPFKLRKKQFLLQAGDRCKYFAFIVKGAMRMYTVDDKGIEHIVRLGVEDWWMGDRESFVMLTPSRYHIDAWEHCELLYITMEGTLELQNKVPAFREMKMKLDERNMMANNRRLTSAISSTADKRYLDFVECYPELCERFPQHIIASYLGVNKDTLSRVKRQRNLK
- a CDS encoding LytR/AlgR family response regulator transcription factor, which gives rise to MGISCIIVEDEPLAQERLRNYISRLPYLQLAACFENGIDALVYLKSNTTDLIFLDINIGELSGIRLLETAHPPCEVIITTAYHEYALKGFDLNVTDYLLKPFTFERFVQAVDKAQASLAKSSAAPGKKYIFVKTEYRLEKVMLSDILYIEGMRDYRKVHTIAKKIMTLQTFREFEQNIPPAIVCRVHKSYMVGIDKIDAIERDEISIAGNIIPISETYKKAFYQIVVGGSGK
- a CDS encoding sensor histidine kinase, giving the protein MRKTAIILLHISYWCMYLLLICLFFLILPRANKQALSFSGLLSMMFLSPFVLMTIVPGVTAFYSYYFLLFNRFLLRKRFVPLAAGAIMFSLLSGAIPIIVMSLPVPWHFAGSIREKIIMAVIVAILGTIHGVIAIVMKGFISWYGDIKLKEDLQKKNYETELALVKSQINPHFLFNTINNIDVLIGLDADKASLYLNKLSDIMRFMLYETKSDLIPLSKELSYIDKYIELQKIRSSNAHYVTYEVAGEAGNTMISPMLFISYIENAFKHSEHRKSENAIDIHIWIEKENVRFTCTNKYSRQLPDRGEHNGLGNELLRKRLTLLYPDRHTLHIENSGGTYSVTLSLQTNGN
- a CDS encoding (4Fe-4S)-binding protein, with the translated sequence METMKYSNGEVTILWKPKACIHAGVCVRTLPKVYDPKARPWIRLEHATTAELVAQVARCPSGALSVQQDVEKDE
- a CDS encoding ABC transporter ATP-binding protein, whose protein sequence is MYCLETSGLSHQFPGMGYALQDINLRVPQGAIYGFLGPNGAGKTTTLRLVLGLLRKQQGSIRFFGQSFQQQRSAILQKTGSLIESPSIYTHLTATENLEVWRKIYQSPKSRIDEVLRLTGLAHTGTRKAGRFSLGMKQRLGIAIAMLHAPSLLILDEPTNGLDPNGIIEIRELLKKLNKEQGLTILISSHLLPEIEKLATHVGIINNGRMLFQGRLQELNSYQQRSAMTKFDTGDAQQAAALLAAYHPVIESGQLLLPAGSAKHTAQINRELVQHGMDVYGIHTVQNDLESIFMQLINP
- a CDS encoding Atu2307/SP_0267 family LLM class monooxygenase; the protein is MEIGIHSFASAMYGSNELSSVDAMEQLLDRIVRADEAGLDVFGIGEHHKKEFLDAVPSVILAAAAARTKKIKLVSAVTVLSTSDPVRVFQQFATLDIISKGRAGIIAGRGSATEAFPLFGYNLSDYDALFEEKLKLLLQVRDEEFVTWSGKFRPALRNQPVYPRPLQAKLPVWVGAGGSPESFVRAGRLGLPLMVAVIGGETASFAPLIDLYRRAGKEAGFSPDQLKVGLHSPGYVGETDESAIADYFPGYRESWSKIGRERGWPPVTRTQFDAMVAPKGVLVVGGPETVVAKLQRHSKALGGIDLFSFQMDIAGLTHEQLMRSIELIGSKVIPQINQS
- a CDS encoding endo-1,4-beta-xylanase, whose protein sequence is MTTAIRLLLAATLLCGTARAQQGLKDHYKSYFPIGVAITPAHLKDSSLTTFIRTHFNSLTAENAMKMEPIHPEERRYNWAGADAIVQFATANGLKVRGHTLCWHNQAPKWMFYDAAGQLVSKEVLLARLRKHIFDVVGRYKGKIYAWDVVNEAISDAPGEWLRNSLWHQICGEDFIAQAFLYAHEADPEAVLFYNDYNTEDPVKREKVYRLIKKLRDAHVPVQAVGLQAHWSVKNPTRELLETAIKQYASLGVKLQVTELDVSVFTNDKATAPPENWEEQQANQYDMFFQVFRQYRDVITGVTFWNLSDRSSWLDNFPVRGRKNYPLLFDEKLQPKKAYYRVAQ
- a CDS encoding ABC transporter permease; this encodes MLATFLHSFQSEWLKKRRSAAAWLTIAGSGLIPAILLIARFTKYKELAAANQSPQVWDTLYGNAWQFMAVLLLPMGVILATSLITQLEFRNNTWKQLFATPTPYAITFFAKLSVILLMLLQFFILFNLGIYLNGVLPALLPGVDYPAAAFPFSTFLAGSGKFLLASLPIITLQYLLSLQFKNFLVPVGVGFGLYVASMIAVSWKYGYLLPYIYNIRSLQGRELAGNTGANIYHFAAGYALIFLVLSFVLYLHKKEKG